The Miscanthus floridulus cultivar M001 chromosome 7, ASM1932011v1, whole genome shotgun sequence genome includes a region encoding these proteins:
- the LOC136463295 gene encoding uncharacterized protein: MLKFLSKVVVEYCPLDPRKAAAVELLAQCNGRKAKDSNPACSVELRRLPSPPPSTDPKSQPTLPPPRVLVTYLNGAEEAIIAAEGATAQGIRDQIVARGRLIDTEQMFCDGGEKWPVVIPEEELGMSFAGIKPKKAEDKPQA; encoded by the exons ATGCTTAAGTTCCTGTCCAAGGTGGTGGTGGAGTACTGCCCTCTGGACCCGCGGAAGGCGGCGGCAGTTGAGCTCCTCGCGCAGTGCAACGGCCGCAAGGCCAAGGACTCCAACCCGGCCTGCTCCGTCGAGCTCCGCCGCCTCCCCTCCCCGCCGCCGTCCACGGACCCCAAATCGCAGCCGACTCTCCCGCCTCCGCGGGTCCTCGTGACCTATCTCAACGGAGCCGAGGAGGCCATCATCGCCGCTGAGGGCGCTACGGCGCAGGGCATCCGTGACCAGATCGTCGCACGGGGCCGGCTCATCGACACGGAGCAGATGTTCTGCGACGGCGGGGAGAAGTGGCCCGTCGTCATCCCCGAGGAGGAGCTCGGCATGTCGTTCGCTGGCATCAAG CCAAAGAAAGCCGAGGATAAGCCCCAGGCCTAG
- the LOC136465559 gene encoding proline-rich receptor-like protein kinase PERK8, with the protein MVGQPPLPEQRSKAAVSAHASPPPSTPATTVVAARASQPAAQHGTVVGRPVWPPSPHAYAPPPPATHGGCPPRTAPMPPGLEEEEQEEEDRIGDVVSSDSDDSDDDQGGSG; encoded by the exons ATGGTCGGGCAGCCGCCGTTGCccgagcagcgcagcaaggccGCCGTGTCCGCCCACGCCAGCCCACCGCCAAGCACGCCGGCCACCACGGTCGTGGCtgcccgcgccagccagcccgCCGCCCAGCACGGCACGGTCGTCGGCCGCCCGGTGTGGCCGCCGAGCCCCCATGCCTacgcgccaccccctccggccacgcacggaGGCTGCCCGCCGAGGACTGCACCCATGCCTCCCGGCCTG gaagaggaggagcaggaggaggaggataggatcggtgatgtagttagcagtgattcagacgattctgatgatgaccaaggag gctcagggtag